The following coding sequences are from one Nonlabens arenilitoris window:
- a CDS encoding glycosyltransferase family 2 protein: protein MELVSVIMPTYNSALTLKEALDSIIHQSYRPIEIITIDDASNDDSLAVAKKYAQQHSTQDLQFVALSNDENAGAGISRNKGVEKASGTYIAFLDADDIWKPEKLTTQIDAMKTQNASVCYGAYEIFKTNPDQPISVYKVFEKLTYDKLHKTNYLGNLTGIYNAAVLGKIAIPSLRKRQDWAMWLDVLKKADFAIGIQEPIASYRLSDGLSANKIELVKHNYAVYRKHLGYSAMKSYWNMMLFFYEQFLVKKKMIVSIEKKQKESSKNDDWFPDKILIQREEDYHTHYLGELNDGRLFFGYNTFIFPNGFQAENWQESRLEYVVVYLFDNNGKFLEALYKFIGKTKDVQIGESERLLLQLLQPLGKLKFRSIEVKPFSTIIDGFEFGLITDDEIQTIELQPSSTIAFSAPWNGEYDT from the coding sequence ATGGAACTTGTATCTGTCATTATGCCTACTTATAACAGTGCTTTAACTCTTAAAGAAGCGCTAGACAGCATCATTCATCAATCATACAGACCTATAGAAATTATCACAATTGATGACGCAAGTAATGATGATAGTCTCGCTGTTGCGAAAAAATATGCACAACAACACAGCACTCAAGATTTACAGTTCGTTGCTCTAAGCAATGACGAGAACGCTGGAGCAGGAATAAGCAGAAACAAAGGAGTCGAAAAAGCCTCAGGTACCTATATCGCTTTTCTAGATGCAGATGATATATGGAAACCAGAAAAGCTTACGACTCAAATCGACGCTATGAAAACTCAAAACGCTAGCGTATGTTATGGAGCTTATGAGATCTTTAAAACCAATCCAGATCAGCCTATCTCAGTTTATAAAGTATTTGAAAAACTTACTTATGATAAATTGCATAAAACCAATTATCTGGGCAATCTTACAGGTATTTATAACGCTGCTGTATTAGGTAAAATAGCCATTCCATCATTGCGTAAAAGGCAAGATTGGGCCATGTGGTTAGACGTTCTTAAAAAAGCAGATTTTGCGATAGGAATTCAAGAACCTATTGCTAGTTACCGACTAAGCGATGGACTGTCTGCAAATAAAATAGAATTGGTAAAGCATAACTATGCAGTTTATAGAAAACACTTAGGTTACTCAGCGATGAAGAGCTATTGGAATATGATGTTGTTTTTTTATGAGCAGTTTCTTGTAAAGAAGAAAATGATAGTTTCGATTGAAAAAAAGCAAAAGGAGTCTTCAAAAAATGATGATTGGTTTCCTGATAAAATTTTAATTCAAAGAGAAGAAGATTATCACACACATTATTTAGGTGAACTTAATGATGGCCGATTATTCTTCGGTTATAACACCTTTATTTTTCCAAATGGCTTTCAGGCTGAAAATTGGCAAGAGTCTCGTTTAGAGTATGTGGTAGTTTATCTATTCGATAATAATGGTAAGTTTTTGGAGGCTTTATACAAGTTTATAGGTAAAACTAAAGATGTCCAGATTGGGGAATCAGAGCGTTTATTGTTACAATTATTACAGCCATTAGGTAAATTAAAATTTAGAAGTATTGAAGTCAAACCATTTTCAACAATAATTGATGGGTTTGAATTTGGACTTATTACAGATGATGAAATCCAAACCATTGAATTACAGCCAAGTTCTACTATTGCTTTTTCTGCTCCTTGGAATGGTGAATACGATACCTAA
- a CDS encoding phenylacetate--CoA ligase family protein translates to MPLQLFDNILRWQGFPIQEAKSRFKQLLSNTDESIEQQKKAIVQHHLKHNNFYINLLENKSTDWAKLPVLTKRDLQQPLHERLSNDYSSKNVFKGKTSGSSGHPFTYAKDKFAHAITWAAFHHAYNEHDIDLNTSLQARFYGIPLSGKGKYVELLKDYVSNRKRFPIFNLNDAILKKYVSRFRESEYEYLNGYTSSIVLLAKYCREKGTTLKTYCPSLKICIVTSEMLFADDRKLLEKWIGVPIVNEYGASEVGLIAMENQQGEFVLNQQNLFIEIVDDANQPVTDGIIGRILVTDLYNLAHPMIRYEIGDLGSLKTLENGTRILENLQGRTSDIARLPSGKVVPGLTFYYVTKSIINEDVNILEFIIIQKAETSFEIQYVSKTDMDASQKTQVQAAMDQYLEPGLEVIFTRLDSLDRSNRGKLKQFMSEVD, encoded by the coding sequence ATGCCACTACAACTTTTTGACAACATATTAAGATGGCAAGGTTTCCCTATTCAGGAAGCCAAATCTCGTTTTAAGCAATTATTAAGTAACACTGATGAATCTATAGAACAACAAAAGAAGGCAATTGTACAACATCATTTAAAGCATAACAACTTCTATATAAATCTATTAGAAAACAAATCTACTGACTGGGCAAAGCTTCCAGTACTTACTAAAAGAGATTTACAGCAACCACTTCATGAAAGATTAAGTAACGACTACAGCTCAAAAAACGTTTTTAAAGGAAAAACCAGTGGTTCTAGCGGTCATCCTTTTACTTATGCAAAAGATAAGTTTGCACACGCGATTACCTGGGCTGCATTTCATCATGCCTATAATGAACATGACATTGACCTCAACACGTCTTTACAGGCTCGTTTTTATGGGATACCATTGAGTGGAAAAGGTAAATATGTAGAACTCCTTAAAGACTATGTGAGCAATCGCAAAAGGTTTCCTATTTTCAATTTAAATGACGCGATATTAAAGAAGTATGTATCACGCTTTCGCGAAAGCGAATACGAATACCTCAACGGTTATACCAGCAGTATCGTACTACTAGCAAAATACTGTCGTGAGAAAGGTACAACTCTCAAAACCTACTGCCCAAGTCTAAAAATATGTATCGTAACCAGTGAAATGCTTTTTGCAGATGATCGCAAATTGCTTGAAAAATGGATAGGTGTTCCCATTGTGAATGAATATGGAGCTAGCGAGGTAGGATTAATCGCTATGGAAAATCAACAAGGAGAATTTGTTCTGAACCAGCAAAATCTATTTATAGAAATAGTCGATGATGCTAATCAACCAGTTACAGATGGAATAATAGGTCGTATACTCGTTACCGATTTATATAACCTAGCACATCCTATGATACGCTATGAAATAGGCGATTTAGGAAGTTTAAAAACACTAGAAAATGGTACCAGAATTCTAGAAAATCTACAAGGTCGTACCAGTGATATCGCAAGATTACCTAGTGGTAAAGTCGTTCCTGGATTGACCTTTTATTATGTTACAAAATCGATTATCAATGAAGATGTCAACATACTAGAATTTATAATCATTCAAAAAGCAGAAACATCTTTTGAAATTCAATATGTGAGTAAAACAGATATGGATGCATCACAAAAAACCCAAGTTCAAGCCGCAATGGATCAATATCTAGAACCAGGACTTGAAGTAATTTTTACCAGATTAGATTCTTTAGACCGCAGTAATCGTGGGAAATTGAAACAATTTATGAGCGAAGTGGATTAG
- the purD gene encoding phosphoribosylamine--glycine ligase, producing MNVLILGSGGREHAFAYSISKSSLLSQLFVAPGNAGTAQIATNVALGVTDFPAIKEFVLENNVQMVVVGPEAPLVEGIYDYFQEDAALKNVNVIGPSKQAAMLEGSKEFAKEFMERNEVPTAAYQSFTSDTLKEGMAFINSLKPPFVLKADGLAGGKGVLIISDAQEAKESLEEMLVGGKFGAASNKVVIEEFLDGIEMSVFVLTDGDSYKILPTAKDYKRIGEGDTGLNTGGMGAVSPVPFAGDVLMQKIEQKVVIPTIEGFKKENLVYKGFVFIGLMIVDQEPLVIEYNVRMGDPETEAVLPRISSDLLSHLNAFATSSLDQENLVIDERSATTVMCVAGGYPEAYDKGMEITGLDKVVDSIVFHAGTTVKDDKVVTNGGRVMTVTSYGTDFNEALKKSYQNVDKLHFDRMYYRTDIGFDL from the coding sequence ATGAACGTCCTTATTCTAGGAAGCGGTGGCCGCGAGCACGCTTTTGCATATTCAATTTCAAAAAGCTCTTTACTTTCTCAACTTTTTGTTGCTCCAGGAAATGCTGGTACGGCTCAAATAGCGACTAATGTAGCGCTAGGCGTGACTGATTTTCCAGCGATTAAAGAATTTGTTCTTGAGAATAATGTGCAAATGGTAGTAGTAGGACCAGAAGCACCACTGGTAGAAGGAATCTATGATTACTTTCAAGAAGACGCTGCTCTTAAAAATGTCAACGTTATAGGGCCATCTAAACAAGCAGCCATGCTTGAAGGTTCTAAAGAGTTTGCAAAAGAATTTATGGAACGCAATGAAGTTCCTACGGCAGCTTATCAAAGTTTTACTAGCGATACACTTAAGGAAGGAATGGCGTTTATTAATTCATTAAAGCCTCCATTTGTTCTAAAAGCAGATGGACTCGCTGGTGGTAAAGGTGTGCTTATAATTTCTGATGCTCAAGAAGCTAAAGAATCTCTTGAAGAAATGCTGGTAGGTGGAAAATTTGGCGCAGCATCTAATAAAGTTGTGATTGAAGAATTTCTAGACGGTATAGAAATGAGCGTTTTTGTTTTAACCGATGGCGACTCTTATAAAATTTTGCCTACTGCAAAGGATTATAAACGTATAGGTGAAGGCGACACAGGTTTAAACACCGGTGGAATGGGTGCGGTCTCTCCAGTACCATTTGCAGGAGATGTACTGATGCAAAAAATTGAGCAAAAAGTTGTCATTCCAACTATAGAAGGATTTAAAAAGGAAAACTTAGTCTACAAGGGATTTGTCTTTATAGGTCTAATGATTGTAGATCAAGAACCGCTTGTTATAGAATATAACGTACGTATGGGTGATCCAGAAACTGAAGCTGTTCTTCCACGTATATCTAGTGATTTATTAAGTCACTTAAATGCTTTTGCAACATCTAGCTTAGATCAAGAAAATCTAGTGATCGATGAGCGCAGTGCAACAACAGTAATGTGTGTTGCAGGTGGCTATCCTGAAGCTTATGATAAAGGGATGGAGATTACAGGACTAGACAAGGTAGTAGACAGCATCGTTTTTCATGCAGGTACGACTGTAAAAGATGATAAAGTAGTTACTAATGGTGGACGTGTTATGACAGTAACTTCTTATGGTACAGATTTCAATGAGGCACTAAAAAAATCCTACCAGAATGTAGATAAACTACACTTTGATAGGATGTATTATAGAACCGATATAGGATTTGACCTATAG
- a CDS encoding DUF6341 family protein, producing MKEFFEGIAYFFEEILLAPFSALAELELENWWLANTVSWICIAILIVALGYWIKQLRIFEANGEEDHTQTAHSFLGKNQK from the coding sequence ATGAAAGAATTTTTTGAAGGAATCGCATACTTTTTTGAAGAGATATTATTAGCTCCATTTTCAGCCCTAGCTGAATTAGAGTTAGAAAACTGGTGGTTAGCAAATACCGTTTCATGGATTTGTATTGCAATTTTAATAGTAGCTTTAGGTTACTGGATTAAGCAACTACGTATTTTTGAAGCAAATGGTGAGGAAGACCACACACAAACTGCTCATTCTTTCTTAGGAAAAAATCAGAAATAA
- a CDS encoding DUF6427 family protein, producing the protein MLSTFFSTSRPVHYLMVFIIVVLTVLITILWDPQRQWWELIAILILSGSLALVEFIVSKNDLTPSSSYVLWCATILSLTYLAFKVPLHIMVALFFVLLAIRRLLSLKTGHSIIKKIFDATFWIAIATVFYHWSALLYLLVFVSIFLYVRNDFRHWATPFIALGCVWVLLFTYDYVWDNHVISSLWDLYKSSYLWEYTVFQSQEIILFFLIIFSVFGLFIYLTKLIDIQQSVRPRFTIMTFMGLCGIALFLIDFESFCNGGYLFLILPLSVFIARAVHAINHKIFKEILLWIPVLLLLGSFLLY; encoded by the coding sequence ATGCTTTCTACTTTTTTTAGTACTTCTAGACCTGTTCACTATTTGATGGTGTTCATTATAGTAGTCTTGACGGTATTAATTACAATATTATGGGATCCACAAAGACAATGGTGGGAACTTATTGCTATACTAATTTTGTCGGGAAGCCTTGCTCTAGTTGAATTTATTGTGTCTAAAAACGATTTAACACCTTCATCCAGTTATGTGTTGTGGTGTGCTACAATTTTATCACTTACTTATCTTGCATTTAAAGTACCGCTGCATATTATGGTTGCATTGTTCTTTGTTCTGCTAGCAATTCGTCGTTTATTGAGTCTTAAAACAGGACATTCAATTATAAAAAAGATTTTTGACGCTACCTTTTGGATAGCTATAGCGACCGTCTTTTATCATTGGAGCGCCTTATTATATCTCTTGGTTTTTGTTTCTATATTTCTTTATGTGCGCAATGACTTCAGGCACTGGGCGACACCATTTATTGCATTGGGTTGTGTATGGGTTTTATTATTTACCTATGATTATGTGTGGGATAACCACGTCATTTCTTCGTTATGGGACTTATATAAATCTTCATATTTATGGGAGTATACAGTATTTCAAAGTCAAGAAATTATCTTGTTTTTTCTGATTATTTTTTCTGTGTTTGGACTATTTATTTACTTGACAAAGCTCATTGATATACAGCAAAGTGTGCGACCACGATTTACTATTATGACATTTATGGGTTTATGTGGTATTGCTTTATTTTTAATCGATTTTGAATCATTCTGTAATGGTGGATATTTATTTCTCATATTACCACTAAGTGTATTTATCGCAAGAGCAGTGCACGCAATAAATCATAAAATATTTAAAGAAATTCTTCTTTGGATTCCTGTTTTACTGCTGTTGGGCAGTTTTTTACTGTATTAA
- a CDS encoding DUF4254 domain-containing protein, translating to MFSDKANAIFQKVIDVYHVVNTVDQPFENAYDRNTDLIEHLLYRKCWIDTVQWHYEDIIRDPNIDPVAALTLKRQIDASNQDRTDMVEYVDSYFLDKYADVTVKDNATINTESPAWAIDRLSILALKIYHMNEEATRTDASQSHIDACQKKLDILLEQRIDLSTALDQLLEDIAHGRKYMKVYKQMKMYNDDELNPVLRARK from the coding sequence ATGTTCTCAGATAAAGCCAATGCTATTTTTCAAAAAGTCATCGATGTTTACCACGTTGTAAATACAGTTGATCAACCTTTTGAAAATGCATATGATCGTAATACAGATCTTATAGAGCACTTATTATATCGCAAGTGTTGGATTGATACGGTACAATGGCATTATGAAGATATCATCCGTGATCCTAACATTGATCCAGTTGCAGCACTAACTTTAAAACGTCAGATAGATGCTAGTAATCAAGATCGTACAGATATGGTCGAGTATGTAGATAGTTATTTTTTAGATAAATATGCAGATGTTACCGTTAAGGATAACGCCACTATTAATACAGAAAGTCCTGCATGGGCAATTGATAGATTATCTATCCTAGCCTTAAAGATTTATCACATGAATGAAGAGGCAACACGTACAGATGCTTCTCAATCACATATTGATGCCTGTCAGAAAAAATTAGACATTTTATTAGAACAACGTATTGATCTTTCTACTGCTCTAGATCAATTGTTAGAAGACATCGCGCATGGTCGTAAATACATGAAAGTGTATAAGCAAATGAAGATGTATAATGATGATGAGCTTAATCCAGTATTGAGAGCACGTAAATAA
- a CDS encoding glycosyltransferase family 9 protein, protein MALPQRIIVIRLSAMGDVAMCVPVLLALQRDYPSVEVITLSRKRFKPILSQIPNVTFIEAQVDDIHKGIPGLWKLAKELKELQPQAIADFHNVLRTKMLRIFMMGIPNAVINKGRAEKKQLIDNSSFFKPLKHSTERYADVLRDLGFEIHLKQDEFLLKRSISAQILEKVGKNSSNWIGFAPFAAHRTKAVGLEKATEIAQKVAAMSNVNLLLFGGGKKETSDLAQMASSADNIISIAGNLDFEEELSLISNLDAMIAMDSGNGHLAAMYGVPVITLWGNTHPYAGFAPYAQPIQRQLTVNRITYPLVPTSIFGNQLVDGYEDITDSIETSRILEELKKLL, encoded by the coding sequence ATGGCCTTACCGCAACGCATTATCGTTATCAGGCTCAGTGCCATGGGTGACGTGGCTATGTGTGTGCCTGTTTTACTTGCTTTGCAAAGAGATTATCCCAGTGTTGAGGTGATCACGCTTTCGCGAAAGCGATTTAAACCCATCTTATCACAAATACCTAACGTTACGTTTATAGAAGCTCAAGTAGACGATATACACAAAGGAATTCCCGGTTTGTGGAAACTAGCGAAAGAATTGAAAGAACTTCAACCACAAGCTATTGCAGATTTTCATAATGTGTTACGCACTAAAATGTTGCGTATATTTATGATGGGAATACCTAACGCTGTTATTAATAAAGGTCGCGCAGAAAAAAAGCAATTAATTGATAACTCATCATTTTTTAAACCTCTTAAACATAGTACAGAGCGATATGCAGATGTATTGCGAGATCTAGGTTTTGAAATTCATTTAAAACAAGACGAGTTTCTTCTAAAAAGATCCATTTCTGCTCAAATACTTGAAAAAGTAGGCAAAAATTCTTCTAATTGGATAGGTTTTGCACCATTTGCTGCACATCGTACTAAGGCTGTAGGTCTAGAAAAAGCTACTGAAATTGCTCAAAAGGTTGCTGCAATGTCTAACGTCAATTTATTATTATTTGGTGGTGGCAAAAAAGAAACCAGTGATCTAGCTCAAATGGCAAGCAGTGCAGATAATATTATCTCAATAGCAGGTAATTTAGATTTTGAAGAAGAGCTCAGTCTTATTTCAAATCTCGATGCTATGATTGCTATGGATAGTGGTAATGGTCACCTAGCAGCGATGTATGGTGTTCCTGTTATTACCCTATGGGGAAACACACATCCATATGCTGGTTTTGCACCTTATGCGCAGCCTATACAACGTCAACTTACTGTTAATAGAATAACTTATCCATTAGTTCCTACTTCTATTTTTGGTAATCAATTAGTGGACGGCTATGAAGATATTACTGATTCTATAGAGACTTCTCGCATTCTAGAAGAGTTGAAGAAGTTGTTGTAG
- a CDS encoding antibiotic biosynthesis monooxygenase family protein, whose amino-acid sequence MPSYYAVIFTSVKKENISEYDSMARLMEKLAQQQSGYKHHESAREQIGITVSYWDSLEAIDQWKQQVDHQMAQRLGKSDWYKWYHVRICKVEREYSFGQE is encoded by the coding sequence ATGCCTTCATACTACGCCGTTATATTTACCTCAGTTAAAAAAGAAAATATTTCTGAGTATGATTCTATGGCGCGGCTAATGGAAAAACTTGCACAACAACAATCTGGATATAAACATCATGAATCTGCTCGTGAACAAATAGGCATTACTGTTTCTTACTGGGATTCCCTAGAAGCAATAGACCAATGGAAACAGCAAGTGGATCATCAAATGGCGCAACGCTTAGGTAAATCTGATTGGTATAAATGGTATCACGTGCGCATTTGTAAAGTGGAACGTGAGTATAGTTTTGGGCAGGAATAA